DNA sequence from the Nesterenkonia lutea genome:
GACCTCCTGGGTTCCGGTGCACTTCGTGGTCGAGGACTTCTTCTTCAGCGCGGTCCTGGGATCCATCGTGGTCTCTCTGGTCTCAGCGCTGCTGAACCGGTTCATCCTGCGCCCCCTCGACGCCTAGTCCAAGCTCCCCTTCGCCCGGCTGCAGCTTCGCTGCGAGCTCGGCGACGGCCTCCTCCACCTCTCGTGTCCCCTGGGCATCCCACTGGGTGGAGTACACCGTGGCCCGGTGCTCGCCGCGCACCTGCTGCGTCAGCTCCTGGAGATGCTCCTGCGCTCCGGCGTCGAGATGAGCGGCGGGATCGGCCTCCAGACGTCGGATCGCCTCGGTGTTGTGGTCGTAGCCGTGGCTCTGCCCGAAGATGCCGCCCGGCTCGCCCTGGGGCGCCTGGTGCTCATAGCGGATCTCCACGCGCGATGCGGAGAGCTGACTCTGCTCGCCCATCAGCCGCGGCACCGGGTCATTGACGTCCTGGAAGCTCGTGGTCCTGACTCCGGGGCTGATCGGGCCCTCCCTGCCCGGTGCGCCCACGGTGACCACATCCGTGATGCGGTATTTCCTTGCGAGGACGCCGCCGGCGGCGATGTTGAGCGCGTGCAGACCTCCCTGTGAATACCCGGAGATGACCAGCTCATCACCGGGCTGCGCCCCTGAGCGCTGCAGGGCCTCCTCGATGACGCCCTGCAGGTGCGAGGAGTCATTGGTGACGGCATCCGCCAGGCTGTTCAGTCCTCGTCCTGCGCTGAGATCAAGCTCCCCCTCGGCGAGGTCCTGCAGATCCATCTCCGCCAGACCCTCGGGAAGCTCGAGCCCGGGGATGTGCACCCTATGCACCCTGGTCCCCGATCGTGCGGTCGAGGAGATGCTGAAGTCACCATGCCGGGCCACCTCGGCATGGGCCTCGAGGTAGTCCGCGACCTGAGCAGAGCGCCTCGGGGCGAGCCGACGGGCGCCCGGGTCCAGCGACTGGCTGCTGGCTCTCGAGCTGCGGCGCACCTTCTCCAGCGCCGCCTGCGCCACGAGTCCTCCGGCTTCGCTCGAGGCGCGCAGCGCCGGTCGCCTCCTGGCCAGCGCGGTGAAGAGAAGGACGCCGCTGTGTCCGAGGTTGACCGCAGCGGTGCGCGCCCAGGCGTCCGCGACTGCCCTGTCTCCTTCCGGGTGGAGCACGTGGGGATACACCGCTGGGTACTGGCCGAGGTGGCGCGCCGCTCCAAGCCAGTGCACCACCAGGGATTCGGTGTCGCGGTAGCTCTCGTGTGCGCGCTCCACCGCTTCGGAGGTCTCCTCCATGGCCCGGGAGCCCGTGAGCATCTGCGCGGTGCTGACGCCGAGCCGAGCACAAAAGATCGGGACCCTCCAGTGGGGCACACACCCTGCCGCCGTGCCGAGGAGCTCTTCGCCCATGCCGGCCAGCGCGTGCCCCTGCTCTTCGGCGATGGCGGCCGCATCCTGGAGTCGCCGCGAACCAAGCTGCAGGGTCTCCAGCACCAGATTCGCCTGCGTGGGTCCCCCATAGGAATGGACCCTGAAATCGCGCGGCTGCGGAGTGCCGAACTGATCGGGTCTGAGGATGTACACGATTCTCCGTTCAGCCGGCTGAGCCGGTCTGCATGCCCATCAGTCGCACGGGCAGACCGCCGTGATCCCTGAGAAACCGAAGGAAGCTCTCGGCGCTGTCCCCGGCGCCGCGAGCGCGCCTGAGCAGATCCTCAAGGCCCGGGTCAGCCAGGCCCGAAGCAGCCAGGTTCGGGGCAGCGCCGGCCAGGGCGGCGATCGCCGCCGCCAGCGTGCGGGCGAGGCGCGCATGCTCCGCCAGCTCGCCCGCGATCGTCCTCGCGCTGCCTGCCAGCTCCGCGACCGACTCCTGTCTCTCCCGCGCGAGCCTGACGTGATGGAAGGTCATCGCCGTGAACGCCTGACCGGCGGGAGAGTCCCAGCGCACGCTGTCTGCGGAGGCGAAGACGGCGCCGAGACAATCCTCGCCACGCATCGCCACCACATCGAGTCGCGTGGCGAACTGCTCAAACTGACCCGCCGCCGCCTCCAGCTGCTGTGCCGCCGGTGAGAACCCGAACATCTGCATTCCTCCCTGCCTGCTGACCTCACAGCCCCTGTCGTGCTCGTAATCTATGCGGCCCGGAAGCGGAGCGGCGCCCGCCTGCAGCGCTCGTGGAGAGTCGACCGGGCCGGCGTCGTCGACCGTGTCCTGGGGAAAACTCATGAAAGAATCAGCCCATGGTCACCTCCTCCTCCACTGCCGCCTCCCCCGAGAATTCGCACAGCGAGAACCAGAACAGCGAGAATCAGAACAGCGAGGATCAGCACGGCGCGCGCCGCATCAGCCTTGCTGATGCAGAGCCGCAGATCGCCCTCGGGGCCTTGGATGGCCGGTATCGCAGCGCAGTGGCCCCGCTGGTGGACCATCTCTCCGAAGCGGCGCTGAACCGCAATCGTCTGCACGTGGAGATCGAGTGGTTCATCCACCTGTGCACCGAGGAGGTGCTCCCCGGGCTGCCGCGGCTGAGCGAGGAACAGCTGCGCGGGCTGCGCCGGATCGTGACCAGCTTCGGTTCGGCCGAGCTGGCCGAGCTCGGCGCCATCGAGGCCGAGACCCTGCATGACGTCAAGGCGGTGGAGTACTTCATCGCACGCCGGCTTCCCGGACTGGGCCTGGGCGAGCTGACTCCGCTGGTGCATTTCGCCTGCACCAGCGAAGACATCAACAACCTCTCCTACGCCGTGGGGATCCGTGACGCGGTGGAGCAGGTCTGGCTTCCCGCCGCGCACACGGCGGTGGAGGGTCTGGCCGAGCTGGCCCAGAACTCCGCGCAGGTGGCGATGCTCGCGCGAACCCATGGCCAGCCCGCCACACCGACCACCCTGGGCAAGGAGATCGCCGTCTTCGTGCACCGTCTGCGCCGACAGCTGCGCCGGATCGAGTCCCAGGAGTTCCTGGGCAAGCTCAACGGCGCTACCGGCACCTACGCGGCCCACCTCGCGGCCGCTCCCGAGGCTGACTGGCCGGCCGTGGCTCAGGGTTTCGTGGAGAAGCTGGGGCTGACCTTCAACCCGCTGACCACGCAGATCGAGTCCCATGACTTCCAGGCGGAGCTCTACGCCGACATGGCACGCTTCAACCGGATCCTGCACGGGCTGTGCGTGGACGTGTGGAGCTACATCTCCATCGGCTTCTTCCGCCAGATCCCGGTGGCAGGCGCGACCGGATCCTCGACCATGCCGCACAAGGTCAACCCCATCCGCTTCGAGAATGCCGAGGCGAACCTGGAGATCTCCAATGCGCTGCTCGACGCCCTGGGCTCGACCCTGGTGGAGTCCCGCTGGCAGCGCGATCTCACCGACTCCTCGGGACAGCGCAACATCGGCACCGGAATCGGACACTCGGTTCTAGCGCTGAGCAACGTGAGCAAAGGGCTGAAACAGCTTGCGGTGGCCGAAGAGGTCATCGCCGCCGACCTCGACGCGAACTGGGAGGTCCTCGGCGAGGCGATCCAGACGGTCATGCGCGCCGAGGCAGTGGCCGGGGTTCCGGGCATGGAGAACCCCTACGAGCGGCTCAAGGAGCTCACCCGCGGACGTCGGGTGGACGCGCAGAAGCTCGAGGAGTTCGTCACCGGACTGGGACTGAGCGAGCAGGCGCAGCGGCGCCTGGCGCAGCTGACCCCCGCGGCGTACACCGGGCTGGCGGCCCGGCTGGCGGAGGACTTCGCGCCGCGCAGCTGAAGCACAGCCGTGCCGTGGACCCGGCACCAGGGTCTTGGCTCTGCGCACCGCCGCAGATGAGAATGAGCGCGTCCCATACACACGGTGCGGTCTGCACCCTGGTGGAGAGAGGCTCCCCATGACCATTGGTCTGACCCCGTACCTGCAGTTCTCCGGAACGGCGCGCAGCGCGCTCGAGTTCTACCACTCCATCTTTGCCGGAGAGCTCGGCCTGCTGACCTATGCCGAGGGCATGGGCGCCGAGGATGAGACCCGGGACCTGATCATGCACGGCTCCCTGTTCGTAGACCACGGCATCCACCTCATGGCCGCCGACGGCCCTGTGGGGGCGCCCAGCGTGCTGGGCACTGTCTCGCTGAGCAACAGCGTCGCCGACGAGGCGGAACACCAGACGCTCGAGCAGTGGTGGGCCGGGCTCGCCGAAGGCGCGGAGATCAGCGAGCCGCTGGCGAAGGCCCCCTGGGGTGACACCTTCGGGATGCTCACCGACAAGTTCGGTGTGCCCTGGATGTTCAACGCCGCGCTCTGATCGGATGTGGCGACCCAGCGGCTCAGCGGCCGACCGGCTTCACCAGAACAGGATCATCATCATGGTGGCGAGGAACCCGCAGCCGTAGTTCAGCCAGATGAACCGGCGCCAGGCCGCGTTCACCCCGGCCGAGGACTCATCGGTGACGTTCCACCACGGCAGCGAGATGGCGACATAGGGGATCACCAGCACGGCCGTCAGCGGGATGGGCCACTGCCCCGCCAGGAGCAGGACCCCCGCTCCCGCCCAGAGCAGCACGGCCATGCGCACGGTGAACCGGGCCCCGAGCTTGGTGGCCACCGAGCCGATCCCACCCTCGCGGTCCGGCACCACATCCTGCACGGCGCCGAAGGCATGCGCCGCCATGCCCCAGAGGAAGAAGGCGCTCAGAACGAGCACCACGGTCCCACTCGGGGAGTAGTCCACACGGTCATGGGCCAGCGCGAACCCCACCAGCGCCGGACTGACGAAGTGGGTGCTGGAGGTCAGCGAATCGATGAAGGGGCGCTCCTTGAAGCGAAGCTTCGGCACCGAGTAGGCGGCCACGGCGAACAGGCTCACCAGCACCGCCGCCCAGGTCGCCGGCCCGCCCGCACTCATCAGCAGCGCCGCCGCCGGCAGAGTGCTCAGGGCGGAGATCCAGAGCACCGCGGGATGGAGCCGGGGAGCGAGCAGCGCGCCCTCGATCCCTCCCTTGCGCGGATTGTGCAGGTCGGAGGCGTAGTCAAACACATCGTTGATGCCGTACATCGCGACGTTGTAGGGGATCAGGAAGAACAGCGCGCCCAGGATCAGCACCCAGTCGATCTCCCTGACCGCGAAGAGATACGCGGCGGCGAAGGGGAACGCGGTGTTGATCCAGCTGAAGGGGCGCGAGGAGACCAGCAGCTGGCGGATCAGGCTCATCCGTGGTCCTGCCTGGTCTGGGGTTCAGTGCCGAGCTGGACATCCGTGCGGCGACGCGCACGCAGCAGGTGCCAGGCGGCAGGCAGCAGCAGCACCCCGGCCAGCGGGTAGCTGAAGTCCTCCAGCGGCGCGAGCCCCAGGTAGAGGCCCATCAGGTGCTCATGGCCATAGCGCACGATGTCGAGACCGATGATGACGTTGTCGAAGACCGCCGTGAGGATCAGCAGCACCAGCGTCGTGACTCCCACCGCCGCCCAGTGGATCCGGTGACGCAGCGCCACGGCCGCGAGCACCGCGGGCACCATGAAGGCCAGGCTCAGCCAGAGGTAGGCCATCAGGCGCTCCCCTGCCCGGCGCGGGAGTCCAGCAGCTTGACCGCGCCGGTGTAGAGGATCATCGTGCACAGGCTCAGGAACGCCAGGAACACCGGCTCCTCGAGCGGCATCTCCGGGGCAAGCATGATGCCGGTCATGTAGGCGCTGTGGCCCACCAGGAAGATTCCAAGTCCGATTCCCGCGAAGTCCCAGAGCAGGAAGAAGACGAGGCCGACCACGGTCACCACCGCCGCCACGCGCGGGTCACGGAAGAAGAAGAGCCGAAAACGGCGATCGATCAGCAGCATGCAGGCGGCCGAGAGCAGCAGCCCCACCAGGTAGAGGTATGACACGCTCAGCCTCCCGTGCCGGCGTGCGGGACGGCGACCTGGGGCTCGGTGCGCAGCGGGCCGGCGCTGTAGTCCCGGCGCATGTGCTTGAGCACCAGCTCAGCGCTGATCAGACACATCGGCACGCCGATGCCCGGCGCCACGGTGCCGCCCGCGTAATAGAGACCGCCCACCTTGGCAGAGGTGTTCTGCGGGCGGAACATCGCGCTCTGTCGCAGCGTGTGCGCCTGGCCGAGCACCGATCCTCGCCAGGAGTTGTAGTCGGTCGCGAAATCCGCCGGTCCCACCGTGTGGCGCAGCACGATCCGCTCCTCGAAATCCTCGATGCCGGCCCACGCACCGATCTGTTCGATGGCGGCCTGGGCCACCTGCTCGACGGCGGGGTCACCCCGCCCGTCGGCTCCACCGTGTCCCAGTGAGACATCAGCCGGCACGGGCACCAGCACGAAGAGGTTCTCGTGATCCTCCGGCGCCAGCCCCGTTTCGCTGGCGCTCGGCCGGCACACATAGGAGGAGGCAGGGGTGGGCACCGTCGGGTTCGCACCGAAGATGGACTCGAAGTTCGCGGTCCAGTCGCGGGTGAAGAACAGCGAATGGTGGGCCAGCTCGGGAAGCGTGCCGCGCACTCCGAGCATCACCAGCACCGCACCGGGACCGCTGGTGACCTTCTCCCACCAGGACTCCGGATAGCTTCGATCCTGCTCGGAGAGCAGCGCGGTCTCGGTGTGGTGCAGATCCGCGGCGGAGACCACATCGTCGGCGTCCTCGGAATGGATCACCCCGTGCTCGTCGCGCCAGCGCACTCCGGTGGCGACCCGCCGAGGCCCGCGTCCCAGACGACGACGTCGCGCTGGCGCCGTGACGATCTCGGTCACCTCTGCGCCGGTGATGATCTGGACTCCGGCCTGCTCGGCGAGCCGGCGGAAGCTGGCAAGGACCTCCCAGAAGCCGCCCAGCGGGTAGCGGACCCCGTCATCGAGGTCCAGGGCGCTCATCAGGTGGTACATCGCCGGTGCATCCTGGGGTCGCGTGCCCAGAAAGACCGCGGGGTAGCCGAGGATCTGGCGCAGCACGGGATGGCTGAACCGACGCTGCACATGGCGCTCCAGGGAGGTCAGCAGCAGCCGGGCCAGCTCCGGGCCGGCTGCGAGCACCTCCGGCACCGCCAGGTTGTTCAGCCGCTTGAAGGGGTTGTAGAGGAAACGCCGCTCGGCGATCTCGGTGGTCCGCCTGGCCGAGGCGATATAGCGATCGAGCCTCGGACCGCTGCCGGGCTCCAGCTCCTCGAAGAGCAGGCGGACTCGATCGGCCCCCCGCGGGAGGTCCACGGGCGGCGGGGTCGCGCCGCCGGACTCCGGCTCGGAGTAGACCCGGTACGCGGGATCCAGGTCCACCAGGGTGAGCTGCTCCTGCGTCGTCGTGCCCAGAAGATTGTAGAAGTGCTCGAAGACCGAGGGCATCAGATACCAGGAGGGTCCGGTGTCGAACTGGAAGCCGTCGCGCTCCAGCACCCCGGCGCGGCCCCCGGTCCGATCACCCTTCTCCAGCACCAGGACCTCATGGCCCTCCCGGGCCAGCAGCGCTGCGGTGGCAAGTCCGGCGACTCCGGCGCCGATCACGATCGTGCGGGGCATCAGTGAGACTCCAGTCGTGTGGTCAGGGCGGCCCGGGCGGCAAGTCCGGCCTTGCGGACGTTGGACACCCGCACCCGGGTCTCGTAGAGCTCGTGGACCTCGGAGACGGCGATCTTCTCCAGCAGCGCCTCGAAGAGCGCGCAGGCGCTGCGCACCGCGGTCCGGGCGTCCCGCGGCAGCAGCGGCATCGATGCACGGGCGTCCTCGAGCTGATCACGGACGGCTTCGACCCATTGGTCACGCTGAGCCTCACTCAGTCCCGCGCCGCCGCCGAGGTAGTCCCGACCGAGCTGATCGGTGTCCTCGGCCAGATCTCGCAGGAAGTTGATGTTCTGGAAGGCCGCCCCCAGCTGGCGGGCCCCGGTGGCCAGGATCTCGCGGGCGGCGGGGCTGCGCCGCTCCTCGCGGAGGAACACCTGCAGGCACATCAGCCCGATCACCTCGGCGGACCCGTAGACATAGCGGGCGTGCTCTTCAGCGCCATAGCTGGCAGGTTCCAGATCGGCGCGCATCGAGTCGAAGAAGGGATCGATCAGCTCAGGACCGATCTGCGCCTCGATCGCCGTGCGGGCGAAGGCATGCACCACGAGATCCGTGCTGTAGCCGCGTGCGATCGCCGCTCGAGTCTCCGCGGCGTAGCGTTCAAGCGCCTGCGCCTTCTGCTGCGCGTCCAGTCCCGCTGCGGAGGCGGCCCCGTCCACGACCTCGTCGGCCACTCGGACCAGCGCGTAGAGGCTGCGGATGTGACCGCGGTGCCGCGGTCCCAGCAGCTTGGTGGCCAGCCCGAAGGAGGTCGAGTAGGAGGAGATGACGCAGTCTGCGGCGGCACGCGCGGCCGCGGTGAAGTGATCGGCCGGATCGGCGGGTGCGCTCACGCGGTGGCGCCCCAGTGCGCCGCCTGCATCGCGGGCAGCTGCTCCACCATCCACGGGCTGAAGGCGAAGGGGGTCTCGCGGACCGCTCGGTGCACAGCTTCGGGGTCCGCCCACTCCCACTGACTGATCTCCTCGGGCACGGGGGCGAGCTCCCCGGTGAGGACTGCGGCGAACACCGGACAGATCTCGTTCTCGACGACGCCGCTCGCGTCCACTGCCCGGTATCGAAACTCGGCCAGCACCTCCTGGACCTGGGTGACCTCGGCTCCGAGCTCCTGGCGCGCACGGCGGCGCACCGCCAGCTCGAGCTCCTCGTCACGTCCTGGATGTCCGCAGAAGCTGTTGGTCCAGACTCCGGGCCAGGTGGCCTTGCTCAGCGCCCGGCGGGTGAGTAGGAGCCGTCCGGCGGAGTCGAAGAGATAGCAGGAGAAGCCCAGATGCAGCGGGGTGTCCTGGGTGTGCACCGTGCGCTTGGGGGCCACACCTGTGGCCGCTCCGGTCTCTGAGAGCAGAACGACGTGTTCCTCCGCCGAGGACGAGCCTGAGGTCATGTCACGAGCATAGCCAGTCGCAGCCGCTCCGCGCTGGATGCGACGCCGGCGGAGCATGCGCATGCGACGGTGTTAGATTGGCCGAGACGTGCCGCGGCACGTGAGAAGCACGCCTGCCCGCCGCGGAGACTTCCGACCAAGGATGTGTGCCTGATGGGAACAGCAGCAGTGACCGGGGCGACCGGATACATCGGAGGACGGCTGGTGCCCCAGCTGCTCCGGGCAGGGCACACGGTGCGTGTGCTCACCCGTCGAGCAGAGGCCCTGCGTGATGTCCCCTGGCGCGACGAGGTCACCGTGGTCGAAGGGGATCTGACCGATCCCGACGCGGCCGCCGAGCTCTGTGCGGGTGCTGACACCGCCTACTACCTCGTGCACTCGATGACCTCGGACCGCAGCTTCGAGGAGCTCGACGAACGCTGCGCCCAGGTCCTGGGGACCGCGGCGAGCGAGGCCGGCGTCGACCATCTGGTCTATCTCGCGGGTCTGCACCCTGACTCGCGGGAGGGCGAGCTCAGCGCCCACCTTCGCTCCCGGGTCCACGTAGGCGAGGTGCTGGAGTCCAGCGGCGTGCCCACACTCACCCTCCAGGCCGGACTGGTGATCGGTTCGGGATCCGCCAGCTTCGAGATGATCCGACACCTCACCGACGTGCTTCCGGTCATGCCGGCTCCGAAATGGGTGATGAACCAGATCCAGCCCATCGCGGTCCGCGATGCGCTGCACTATCTGACCCGCGCGATGGACATCGAACTCAGCTCCAGCGTGCGCGCCGACATCGGCGGCCCTGATGTCCACAGCTATGCCCAGCTGATGAAGATCTACGCGCGCACCGCTGAGCTCAACGAGCCTCGCGTCATTCCGCTGCCGGTGCTGACTCCCTGGCTGGCCGCCCAGTGGGTCAATCTGGTGACCCCCATCCCGCGCACGCTGGCGATACCTCTGGTCGAGTCGCTGCAGCATGACTGCGTGGTCAAGGATCAGATCATCGACGACATCATCGCACCTCCTGAAGAGGGCCTCACCGACTACGAGACCTCGGTCAGGCTGGCGCTGGACAAGATCTCGGCGGACCGGGTGGAGACCACCTGGGCGGCCGCACACCCGCTGGACGTGCCCTCGGAGTCGCTGCCCTCGGACCCCGACTGGACCGGGCGCTCGGTCCTGGTCGATGAACGCCAGCGGCTCTCCACCGCATCGCCGGAGGCGGTCTTCGCCGTGATCGAGGGGATCGGCGGGGAGACCGGTTACTTCTCCCTCTCGCGCGCCTGGGCGCTTCGCGGTCTCGCGGACAAGCTGGTCGGCGGGGTCGGTCTGGGACGCGGCCGCAGAAGCCGCGGGCAGCTGGCTCTCGGTGACACCTTGGACTGGTGGCGGGTGGAGGACCTCGACCGCGGACACCTGCTGCGGCTGCGGGCAGAGATGAAGGTCCCCGGACAGGCCTGGCTGGAGTTCGTGGTGGAGCCTGAGGGCTCCGGCGCGCGCTACCGACAGCGGGCGATCTTCTTCCCGCGGGGACTCGCCGGACGCGCCTACTGGCTGGCGCTGGCTCCCTTCCACGCCGTCATCTTCCGCAAGATGGCGGCCCGGATCCTGGCCGATGCCGAGGGTTCCGGCCCACAGAGCTGAACCGGATGGTGGACGGCCGAGAAAAGAATCTCGGACATCCACCATCCGATCCTGTCTTCGCTCCGAACTCTGAGCACATGACCTGGTCGAGACAACGATCAGATGTCATGCCAGAGACCACGTGCGATCAACAGGAGATTCAGTCATGAAGACCGAGATGCGCAAAACAACTTCCCTGCTCGGAATCGGAATGGTCGCCCTGCTGGGCCTGACCGCCTGCGGCGGCTCGGAGGAGCCCGCCGAGGAGACCGACCAGGAGATGACCGAGGAAGAGCCCATGGAGTCAGAGGCTCCGATGGACGAAGAGTCCTCGGAGTCGGAAGAGCCCATGGATGAAGAGTCGATGGACGAGTCTGATCCCGCCGCAAGCCTGGTCGGCGCCTCCTGTGAGGCCTACGCCGAGGAGGTTCCCGAGGGTGAGGGTTCGGTCGGCGGGATGGCCGAGGATCCGGTGGCCACCGCGGCCTCGAACAACCCGATGCTGACCACGCTCACCGCAGCAGTCTCCGGCGAGCTGAACCCGGACGTCGACCTCGTGGACACGCTCAACGGCGGCGAGTTCACCGTGATCGCCCCCACTGATGATGCCTTCGCCGAGATTCCGGAGGAGGACCTCAACGCTGTGGTCGAAGACGCTGACATGCTGACCAGCGTCCTGACCTACCACGTCATCGAAGGTCAGATGTCCCCCGATGAGATCGCCGGTGAGCACGAGACCGTCAACGGCGCCACCGTGACCATCGAGGGCGAAGGCGAAGACCTGATGTTCGACGACGCAGGCCTGGTCTGCGGCGGCGTCCAGACCGCCAACGCCACCGTCTACATGGTCGATGCTGTCCTGATGCCCGAGGCGGCCGAAGAGTGATCTGCACGGGCGCGGTCACTGCTGACCGTTCCTGAGGAACAGGCGAGAGCACACGGCGGCGTCCGGCACCCACCTGCACGACAGGGTGCGGGCGCCGCCGTTGTTCGTCCCGGGGGTGTGGCATTCTATGGGGATGCATGACATGGGCACCTCAGCTTCGGCCGCCGACGGCGCGCCGCCTGTGCATGCACCCGCGGACACCTGCAGAGACCTTCTCCTGAAGATCCAGCAGGGAGATGAGCAGGCGTTCGAGCAGCTGTATCGAGAGCAGAGCGCGATTCTGCTGGCCACCGCGCTGCGTGTGCTGCGGAACAGATCCCTCGCCGAAGAGGTTCTCCAGGAGATCTTCACCGAGGTGTGGGTCAACTGTCACAGCTACCGCCCCCAGGCTGGCAGCGGCAGGGCCTGGCTGACGACCATGTGTCGCCGTCGGGCCATCGACAGGGTCCGAGCAGTGCAGGCCCAGCAGAACAGAGATTTCACCCAGGGGGTGAAGGAGGCTCATATCCATGAGCCCGATGTCCAGGACTCCGTCCTCACCCAGGTGGAGGCGGCCCGCGCGCAGACCGCGCTGCGGACCCTTCCCGAGGAGCAGGCCACCGCCATAGCGATGGCCTACTATCAAGAGCTGTCTCATTCGGAGATCTCTCGGCGGCTCGACGTGCCGCTGGGAACAGTGAAATCGCGGATCCGAGACGGCATGCAGCGACTCAGGACACAGCTAGGAGGTGCCGGATGAACGCCGATCGCGAATACCTGGCCGCCGGCTGTGCGCTCGGGACCCTGGACGGGGCCGAGCTGCGCGAAGCACTCGAGCTGGAGGCCGCTGACCCGAGCTTCGCCGAGGAGGTGCAGTCCTTCCGCGAGACGCTGGGGCTGCTGGCCGAGTCCGACGACGCCGTCGCGCCCAGCGCCGAGGTGGAGGCCGGCATCCTGCCCATCCCGCGGCGTGAACAGCAGAACCCAGCCCCAGAGACACAAGAAGCCCCAGAGACCCTTGATGTTCCAGAAGCCCCCGGGACACGCGAGGCGCCCGAGGCACCCGAGCCTGCGGCGGTCACCGGCAGTTCGCCTTCCGGGGCCGCGCCTCGCCGTCGTCAGCCGCTGACCACCCTCTTCGCCCTGGCGGCCTCCACTCTGCTGGTGCTCTCCGCCGTGCTGGCCGGCGTGGTGGTCAACCAGCAGCAGGACACCACCGACATGGAAGAGTCGCTCACCGCGGCCGAGGCTGAACGGGAACGCGCGCAGCGCCTGCTCGGCGCCGCTGATCTCTCGTTCACCGAGGCGGAGGCCACTGTGGGCGGACGCGTGACCCTGGCCTATTCAGTCTCCGAGCAGATGCTCCACCTGACCCCGCACGACATGCCGGAGCTGCCCGAGGACCAGACCATGCAGCTCTGGCTGATCGATGAGGAGGGACCACACAGCGCCGGCCTGATGACCGGCACGCAGACCGAGCTGCTCACCGATGTGGCCATGGACGAGGGCATGACCTTCGGCGTCACCGTGGAACCGGCCGGCGGCTCCGAGGAACCGACCACCGAACCGGTCCTGCTCGCCGACCTCTGAAGACTCTGGCTCGAACACCCATCCAGCAGGCCCCTCCACTCCGAATAAGCAGACATGACACAGACGGCGCGCAGGACCCAAGACCCGGCCCCCTCCGGCCCCGGCCAGCCGCTGCTGCGCCTGGCGCCCCATCTGCTGGCCGGCGTCCTCGCCGCGGCGGTGTTCCTCGGAGCGGCCGACCTGGTGTCGCGACTCTTCGGTCCCACCTCCTCGCCGCTCATCGCGCTGGGCTCAACCGTCATCGAGCTCTCCCCGAGCTGGCTGCAGGACTTCGCCATCTCAGCCTTCGGCAGCAACAACAAGCTTGTGCTCTACATCAGCATGGGAGTGGTGGGCGCGGTGCTGGCCGCCCTGATCGGAGTGCTGGCCCGGGCTCGCATGCGCCTCGCACTGGGGGTCTTCGCCCTCGTGGGCGTGATCCTGCTCATCGCGGTGCTGCGCCGCCCGGAGAACTCGGCCATCGATTCCGTCCCCACTCTGCTCGGCGCCCTCGTGGGTCTGCTCACGCTGCTGCTGCTCAGCGGCGCGGCGACGGGATGGCTGGGTCACCCCGGAACACAGGATCCCGCGCAGCACTCCGTACAGGATCCGGCCCAGGACCCGGCACAGGACCCGGCACAGGACCCGGCACAGGATCCGGCGCACTCCCGGCGCAGGTTCCTCGGTCTGGCCGCTGCCGGCACCGCCCTCGCCGCCGGCTCCATCG
Encoded proteins:
- the crtI gene encoding phytoene desaturase family protein yields the protein MPRTIVIGAGVAGLATAALLAREGHEVLVLEKGDRTGGRAGVLERDGFQFDTGPSWYLMPSVFEHFYNLLGTTTQEQLTLVDLDPAYRVYSEPESGGATPPPVDLPRGADRVRLLFEELEPGSGPRLDRYIASARRTTEIAERRFLYNPFKRLNNLAVPEVLAAGPELARLLLTSLERHVQRRFSHPVLRQILGYPAVFLGTRPQDAPAMYHLMSALDLDDGVRYPLGGFWEVLASFRRLAEQAGVQIITGAEVTEIVTAPARRRRLGRGPRRVATGVRWRDEHGVIHSEDADDVVSAADLHHTETALLSEQDRSYPESWWEKVTSGPGAVLVMLGVRGTLPELAHHSLFFTRDWTANFESIFGANPTVPTPASSYVCRPSASETGLAPEDHENLFVLVPVPADVSLGHGGADGRGDPAVEQVAQAAIEQIGAWAGIEDFEERIVLRHTVGPADFATDYNSWRGSVLGQAHTLRQSAMFRPQNTSAKVGGLYYAGGTVAPGIGVPMCLISAELVLKHMRRDYSAGPLRTEPQVAVPHAGTGG
- a CDS encoding phytoene/squalene synthase family protein, with translation MSAPADPADHFTAAARAAADCVISSYSTSFGLATKLLGPRHRGHIRSLYALVRVADEVVDGAASAAGLDAQQKAQALERYAAETRAAIARGYSTDLVVHAFARTAIEAQIGPELIDPFFDSMRADLEPASYGAEEHARYVYGSAEVIGLMCLQVFLREERRSPAAREILATGARQLGAAFQNINFLRDLAEDTDQLGRDYLGGGAGLSEAQRDQWVEAVRDQLEDARASMPLLPRDARTAVRSACALFEALLEKIAVSEVHELYETRVRVSNVRKAGLAARAALTTRLESH
- the idi gene encoding isopentenyl-diphosphate Delta-isomerase — encoded protein: MTSGSSSAEEHVVLLSETGAATGVAPKRTVHTQDTPLHLGFSCYLFDSAGRLLLTRRALSKATWPGVWTNSFCGHPGRDEELELAVRRRARQELGAEVTQVQEVLAEFRYRAVDASGVVENEICPVFAAVLTGELAPVPEEISQWEWADPEAVHRAVRETPFAFSPWMVEQLPAMQAAHWGATA
- a CDS encoding SDR family oxidoreductase translates to MGTAAVTGATGYIGGRLVPQLLRAGHTVRVLTRRAEALRDVPWRDEVTVVEGDLTDPDAAAELCAGADTAYYLVHSMTSDRSFEELDERCAQVLGTAASEAGVDHLVYLAGLHPDSREGELSAHLRSRVHVGEVLESSGVPTLTLQAGLVIGSGSASFEMIRHLTDVLPVMPAPKWVMNQIQPIAVRDALHYLTRAMDIELSSSVRADIGGPDVHSYAQLMKIYARTAELNEPRVIPLPVLTPWLAAQWVNLVTPIPRTLAIPLVESLQHDCVVKDQIIDDIIAPPEEGLTDYETSVRLALDKISADRVETTWAAAHPLDVPSESLPSDPDWTGRSVLVDERQRLSTASPEAVFAVIEGIGGETGYFSLSRAWALRGLADKLVGGVGLGRGRRSRGQLALGDTLDWWRVEDLDRGHLLRLRAEMKVPGQAWLEFVVEPEGSGARYRQRAIFFPRGLAGRAYWLALAPFHAVIFRKMAARILADAEGSGPQS
- a CDS encoding fasciclin domain-containing protein yields the protein MKTEMRKTTSLLGIGMVALLGLTACGGSEEPAEETDQEMTEEEPMESEAPMDEESSESEEPMDEESMDESDPAASLVGASCEAYAEEVPEGEGSVGGMAEDPVATAASNNPMLTTLTAAVSGELNPDVDLVDTLNGGEFTVIAPTDDAFAEIPEEDLNAVVEDADMLTSVLTYHVIEGQMSPDEIAGEHETVNGATVTIEGEGEDLMFDDAGLVCGGVQTANATVYMVDAVLMPEAAEE
- a CDS encoding sigma-70 family RNA polymerase sigma factor translates to MGTSASAADGAPPVHAPADTCRDLLLKIQQGDEQAFEQLYREQSAILLATALRVLRNRSLAEEVLQEIFTEVWVNCHSYRPQAGSGRAWLTTMCRRRAIDRVRAVQAQQNRDFTQGVKEAHIHEPDVQDSVLTQVEAARAQTALRTLPEEQATAIAMAYYQELSHSEISRRLDVPLGTVKSRIRDGMQRLRTQLGGAG